The Ziziphus jujuba cultivar Dongzao chromosome 5, ASM3175591v1 genome segment tttttaatttctttctcatAGCCCCATGGGAGATttgggtttatatatatatatatatatacacacaaattaAACGattgtgtttaaatttttttcttttaaacgaTTGTGAGGGGTTGGTTTAGGTTTACCTTGATCtgttaacttaaaaaaaatatcattaatttttttttttttttttttgggttaactgATTATTAGTATAGAGTTTTGGGTTCTTCCACCAGAAAACATGgtgctttcattttatttttatttttatttttattttaagcaaGAAGGGGTTTGTGGGATTGAAAGAGAGAATTGAAGGGATGGAATGATAAATGTCTGTTTTTCGAAAAATGCAATTGGTAGAGAGAACTGTATACAGCTACTGGAATAAATTTGTGTTTTGTGAAGTgttgttttttgggtaataatttgTGCTTTTAATTTGTAGTAACACAAAAATGTATTTGACTTTGATAAGGACCACTAACGTGGcaaataacattttttcatatataaacattaattttaaaattttacttatttttttcctgatttagaatactttattttaaatctcaaattaGTTTTATCAGTAtggtttaaaataaaacaagttTTGACAAGTTTAaacttatatagaaaattaatttgaggagtaattttatttgattgatttaaaatataactTTTTGAACATTAAAGTTTTAAATCTCAAACTAGTATTATAAAAAAGggttaaaacaaaatatttgtggTAAATGTGGACCTTATaaacaagtttttgaaatttcacttgtaaactaaatatatatatatatatatatatataaataatattacaggcattaaaatttttttccaaattatttaCAATTGAAAGTATGGAATGGGTAACTTAATGGTAAAAttgcagaaaatatatttttagatttaaagttcaaactttAACgtgaataatatattattatttttggatttaattaTACTTATAGAAAATTAACTTATAACATCTCCATAGACTAATGTGTCAATGacatgaaaatatgataattaataaaaattgaagaatagAATACATAAAAAGAAGGggtattattgtaattttactttggctAATCATATGTGttaaagttttctttttgatcACAAAAAGTATAGGTTAAAGTTGaaatgaaattgttttttttttttaaaaaagcatttatataatatatatatgtatatatatatatattttttttttggtgaagaaaaaaaaaaaaaaagtgatctgtatgtcatgttttattttattttattttattttgttgcgGAATCATCTGTATGCCATGTTGTGTTGCCTTTCGGTGGGTGGGTTTCCATTTGTTTCCGTGAAAATGGTGATAAAAGAGGTCAAGCCTAGGGTCAGGCTATTTCCTTATATACCCttctattaaataataattacaatggtaataataataatcagggGCAAAACCTATTCTCgcaatcaatttcaatttcattttgtaTGCTGGTAATGGGtggagaagatgatgatctcCTCGAAATTCACCACAACGCTTTGACGACATGGCCAAAAAGACTCTTTAACTCTACCAATTTTCCAAACCCAATTTCCATAAAGGAATTGTGACTTTGACGacgttgttcttcttcttcctctgctcTACTACCAGTGCTTCTGCTGTTGATCAGGTACAAACTACAACGTCGATCACTTTGTTCTTCATGATCGCTTgagtaatttgttttatttttactttcccAATTCGATTTCAAGCATTGATTTTGATAATAACCCATGAATTCCTTcatgggttttatttattttaaaaaaaattaatttttactcaAAGTCGATAGTATGCTTGCATGATGAAAGTGACTATGGAAGTCAAAAATGGGTTAACACTTTTCTTCCTTTAGTCTCTCTCTATTGTTGCTTTATTTGTATAGGATTATGATTGTGATTATTGAGTGGATAAAGCTGATATTCATGGTATATCTGTATCTTATTTATAATGGTTTTCATAGTCTTTTTTACTTTCGTCTCAAAGTCAATGGACTGTTTGATGAAAGTTAATATGGGACTCAGAGTcgattaccctttttttttttttttttttttttttttttttcctccacttTTTGTCAATCatttggtgtttatttttatatatatatgcttagaaGGTGGTGATTGGGTAGGCAGAGATGATGTTGTATAGTATCTCTGCGTCCttaattggtttattttgtAATTGCCTGCATAATATATATAGGAATTGCATTGATAATTGCTTGATGTTTTCCTTTGGTATCCAATAAATTAAGGTGGAGTCCAACCATCTTAATAGggcacaatttttattttttatttattttttcttttccttcagcTGTTGCTGCACCTTTGGCTGGAAGAATTTACCTGTCTTGATGCTTTGGTGACCATTCCACACCCCccctctctttcttttcctttatttatttatttatttatttatggctAAGCATTGGAGCTCTTAATTATGCTCTTTCCAACTAGTTGCTAGTTACTTATCTTGACTAATAGTGATTTGCTTAAATACATTATTCAGCCTTTGTTGTGTTAATGGTGACTAATACTAATTAAGCCTTTAACTTATCTTCATTGTGAAATGACTAAATCTTGTTTCTGTGTGGTTGGCTCtcaattacaataatttatttcgTTTAGTAAAATCTTGGCTTTTATAATGCTAATTGCATGTTGTAATTCCGATtttataccaaccaaatattatacttttattaaaaaagtgtAAAGCATAAATCCCCATTTTACCCATTTTATACTAACCAAATATTATACTTTATTAAAAAAGTGTAAAGCATAATGGAAAGAAAGCAAAGAATTGGTTGTATCTGCTGAATATGAAACTGTTGCAAGAGTGAAAGATGTATGGCGGATGAAAGTGCTGCAGTTGCATCCTTCTAATAAATTTGAACTTGTATAGTAAGAAATATTGCACTAGTTAATTGGGTTTAAATTTTTTCTGTTGCTTTTACCGAATGTCTGGGGATATATTGATGGTATCATAGTGGATCTTTAAAATGTCTATGACGGTGCTACTCATGAGACTTCATATGAGCTACATGATAACAGCAAACTTCTCTTCCCTGGAGGAAGCTAAATTGGGTCTTCTGAGTAATAGATTTTATTATCAAAGGTTGATGTCGTTCTTAACGCCCTAATGTGCATAATTGTTTCTAAAGTCACCGTGTTGACTTTCTGGGATCCATTTCATAGGTCAATCCTGCCTTTTGAGTGGAATTTCACTCTGTTGTCCTCCATACAAGCACAAGTTTTTATTGTTCAGTAAGTTATTGACTAATTGCAATATATCTAGAGATGGACTGAAGAATTCAAGTGCCAGTTTGGTGAGTTATTGCAATAAAGGTGATAGGAGTTATACTGTTAGAAGGTTCTTGTTCAACTGAACCTTCTAACAATTTTGCtccatttttaatcttttaaaaagAAGACTATATGTGGTTCCAAATTAAAATTCCATCATAGAATATTGAATTTAGGACTGTTAATGATGAAGTAGAATGCGTCTTCAATTTTCTGGAGGGACAATTATACCCCCTCATCTTTTTATCTGCAATGATACTAACCTGTGGCTTTTAATCATGTTATCTTCTTTCCCTTCAGTTATTCAATTTTCTGGAGTGAAGAGATTGTATTCTGTTTCTCACTTTTTCTCCTTTGTATTTCTTCAAAAACTTTGATAAcgttaaaatgtaaaattatctGCAGGTTCAAATGCATGAGTTAGAAGGCAAAATGGCAAAATCAACAGAGAACAAGAAAGTGAGCTTATTAAGAGTTGTGCAAGAGAGAGCATCAATGAAGAAGATAcaggaagagaaaagaaagaaacaagagATGCTAGTTCCTTATCTTCCTAAAGATTGTATGACAAACATCCTTCTACGGCTTCCTCATGACTCTCTTCAAAGGTCAAGGTTTGTAtgtaaaccttggtataatatcaTTAATAACACCAAATTCATTGAAGACCACCTTTGTCACTCTGAAActgttttaatctttttatcaTCTATTAAGAAAGAAAGTTCACTCTCTTCCATTCCATCAAATCTTCCCAAGAAGCCGAATGATATTTCAATTGAAAACAATCTTCTTCAGTCAAAACCTCTCTCACTCTTTCAACAACCAGTTGTTGACCCTGCTCCAAGTTTTTCCATCCGGTTCCTGGAATTTAAAGGTGACAATAGTAAGATAGGAGAGTACAATCTACAGAGCATGGGAAATATCAGAGCTGCCTGCAATGGTCTAATATTGCTCgataacaaaatgaaaaaaggagGACTAATAGTCATGAATCCAGTGACTAGGAAGATGAGCACTCTTCCACTAGGTACTCTGTCTTCTCCACGTAGGGAATCTTATGCTTTAGCACTAAGTAATGTTACTGGTGAATATAAAATAGTGCACTTATTTCGGGATGACCTGAGGTTTGTCAGTTGTGAGATCCTGAATCTTGAAACAAAGCTGTGGAGAGCGATTGATGGTCCTTCTTTTGGACTCTTTGGTTGGTTGGGATACGTCCCTGTTTCTGCAATTGGAGCTTTGCATTGGATTCCTCAGATTGACCATAGTGATTACATAATCTCTATGGAAGTAGACAAGGAAAAGTTTCACCAAGTACCACTTCCAAAACGTTGCAGAACTTATGACCGGATTGTCGAGGTGGGTGGCTGCTTAAGTTTCATCACTCATCACGAGGAAGTCAGTCAGATAGACATTTGGATCTTGAAAGGTTTATATGGGGAAGTCTGGACATTGCACCATAGTATAACTACAGGTAGCAGATTGGACATGGTTCCTCTTTGTAGTTTAAGAATCAAGGGAGATGTGGTATTTAAGAGAGATAAAAATTGTTCGTTTTACCTGTACGATTTTGAACTACAAGAGATAAAAAAAGTTGAGATGGTGAAGGGATGTGTTCCATTTTCTGCTTCATATCTGCCTCATATCAACAGTCTTGTCTCATGGTGTAGCAGGGATGGAGCTCAACTCAAGGAATATTGATTGTAAGTTTGGAACTTCTCTCTTTGATGCGATTTTATGTTTCTTGGTCCAATTTGATTTGCCATAAATAGCTGTATGTGCATATAAACGTGCTTTTATGTCATTTCATAATTGGAACCTCTAATATTGTTGATAGCTAGCTTCCTTTGACGGATAGTAGTGAATATAAAGGAAACCCAGAtgatgaaatgttttaaaataatcatttttcttttaacatattGAGTGAGCTCTCttgtcataatatatatatatatatatatacacacacatatacagcATGCTATAGAGATCACCATTTTGCGGGACGTGGGACGTTAGACGGCGCACAAAATGGTACTTTTTGTAGcatatttacacacacacacacacacacacacacacacacatatatatatatatatatatatgcatctttaTTTAGTTTACCAGCTGGTTTACAAAAACCCTTTACATGGGAAGTACTCCTCTTTGTACCGATAATTTTAACACCAAAAGTCTCAAGCGCTTTGCCTACTTTGTTCCAGTATTTGCAaatcccaaataaaataaaaaaataaaaaaaataaattgtatttacaAATTCCTAATATGAAGACCATCAAGAGAAAACAAACtttaagaaaaatcaaatt includes the following:
- the LOC107421497 gene encoding putative F-box protein At3g17490: MHELEGKMAKSTENKKVSLLRVVQERASMKKIQEEKRKKQEMLVPYLPKDCMTNILLRLPHDSLQRSRFVCKPWYNIINNTKFIEDHLCHSETVLIFLSSIKKESSLSSIPSNLPKKPNDISIENNLLQSKPLSLFQQPVVDPAPSFSIRFLEFKGDNSKIGEYNLQSMGNIRAACNGLILLDNKMKKGGLIVMNPVTRKMSTLPLGTLSSPRRESYALALSNVTGEYKIVHLFRDDLRFVSCEILNLETKLWRAIDGPSFGLFGWLGYVPVSAIGALHWIPQIDHSDYIISMEVDKEKFHQVPLPKRCRTYDRIVEVGGCLSFITHHEEVSQIDIWILKGLYGEVWTLHHSITTGSRLDMVPLCSLRIKGDVVFKRDKNCSFYLYDFELQEIKKVEMVKGCVPFSASYLPHINSLVSWCSRDGAQLKEY